One Salminus brasiliensis chromosome 5, fSalBra1.hap2, whole genome shotgun sequence DNA segment encodes these proteins:
- the dync1i1b gene encoding cytoplasmic dynein 1 intermediate chain 1 isoform X3, with product MSDRGDLKAELERKKQRLAQIREEKKRKEEERKKKESEVQQRAENASEDSDLDRKRRETEALLQSIGISPEPPLVSTPSEAGSQESVDGGTVARTLQWDTDPSALQLLADSEHGCKMRRLGASKIVQIDFMPKELVTYCKETQTPIAPNLSEEEEEDEELPVVKPKPQSDEQEEEDPQETNKDHPRELTEEEKQQIVHSEDFLMFFDRSIRVVERALAEDSDIFFDYSGRDMEEREGDTQAGLNMSFNRQFYDEQWSKHRVVTCLDWSPQYSELLVASYNTNEDAPHEPDGVVLVWNMKFKKTTPEYIFHCQSSVMSVGFAQFHPNLVVGGTYSGQIVLWDNRSHRRTPVQRTPLSAAAHTHPVYCVNVVGTQNANNLITVSTDGKMCSWSLDMLSQPQESMELVYNKSKVVAVTGMAFPAGDVNNFVVGSEEGTVYTASRHGSKAGIGEMFEGHQGPVTGISCHNAMGPIDFSHLFTTSSFDWTVKLWSTKHNKPLYSFEDNADYVYDVMWSPVHPALFATVDGMGHLDLWNLNNDTEVPTASVTVEGSCALNRVRWASGGREVAAGDSEGHVWIYDVREQLAVPHSDDWSRLARVLMEIRANTDGEEEGAIEVTG from the exons ATGTCAGACCGAGGAGACCTGAAAGCTGAACTTGAGCGCAAAAAACAGCGCCTCGCCCAGATCCGAGAAGAAAAGAAGCGgaaggaggaggaaagaaaaaagaaagag TCTGAGGTACAGCAAAGGGCAGAGAATGCATCAGAAGACTCGGACCTGGACcgaaagagaagagagacagaagctctcttGCAGAGCATTGGCATCTCACCTGAACCACCTTTAG TGAGCACACCCAGTGAGGCGGGGAGCCAGGAGTCTGTGGACGGGGGGACAGTAGCAAG GACACTGCAGTGGGACACAGACCCCTCAGCTCTTCAGCTTCTTGCGGACTCTGAGCATGG GTGCAAAATGCGAAGACTTGGAGCATCCAAGATTGTTCAGATTGACTTCATGCCCAAAGAATTGGTGACATACTGTAAAGAGACTCAGACTCCTATCGCACCAAATCTGTCTGAAG aagaggaggaggatgaagagctGCCAGTAGTCAAACCCAAACCTCAGTCTGAtgagcaggaggaggaagacCCTCAGGAGACAAACAAAG ACCATCCACGGGAGCTGACAGAAGAAGAGAAGCAGCAGATTGTTCACTCAGAAGATTTTCTGATGTTCTTTGACCGCAGCATCCGGGTGGTGGAGCGTGCTCTAGCCGAAGACTCCGATATTTTCTTTGACTACAGTGGTCGTGacatggaagagagagaggg AGACACGCAAGCTGGATTAAATATGTCTTTCAACCGACAATTCTACGATGAGCAGTGGTCAAAACATAGAGTTGTCACCTGTCTGGATTGGTCGCCACAG TACTCTGAGTTGCTTGTAGCTTCTTACAACACCAATGAGGATGCTCCACATGAACCTGATGGAGTTGTACTGGTATGGAACATGAAGTTCAAGAAGACAACTCCAGAATACATATTCCACTGTCAG TCATCTGTGATGTCAGTGGGCTTTGCACAATTTCATCCAAACCTGGTTGTTGGAGGAACTTACTCAGGGCAGATAGTGCTGTGGGACAATCGAAGCCACAGGAGGACGCCAGTACAAAGGACACCTCTGtctgctgctgctcacact CACCCAGTATACTGTGTAAATGTTGTGGGAACCCAGAATGCCAACAACCTGATCACCGTATCCACAGATGGCAAGATGTGTTCTTGGAGCTTAGACATGCTCTCTCAGCCACAG GAAAGTATGGAGCTGGTCTACAACAAGTCCAAGGTCGTAGCGGTCACTGGGATGGCCTTTCCTGCTGGTGATGTGAATAACTTTGTGGTGGGCAGTGAGGAGGGGACAGTTTACACAGCCTCACGGCACGGCAG TAAAGCTGGCATTGGTGAGATGTTTGAGGGGCACCAGGGTCCTGTGACCGGCATCAGTTGCCATAATGCAATGGGACCCATTGATTTCTCCCACCTCTTCACCACCTCATCATTTGACTGGACAGTTAAACTGTGGTCAACTAAA CACAATAAACCCCTGTACTCCTTCGAGGACAATGCTGACTACGTCTATGATGTTATGTGGTCTCCCGTGCACCCAGCTCTCTTTGCTACAGTGGATGGAATGGGCCACTTAGACCTGTGGAACCTTAATAATGACACAGAG GTTCCCACTGCAAGTGTGACAGTGGAGGGGTCATGTGCACTGAACCGAGTCAGGTGGGCATCAGGAGGTCGGGAGGTAGCAGCAGGCGATTCAGAAGGACATGTGTGGATCTACGACGTTAGAGAG CAGCTGGCCGTACCCCATTCAGATGACTGGAGCCGACTGGCACGCGTTCTCATGGAGATCCGAGCAAACACGGACGGAGAAGAGGAAGGTGCCATAGAAGTGACTGGCTAA
- the dync1i1b gene encoding cytoplasmic dynein 1 intermediate chain 1 isoform X2 — translation MSDRGDLKAELERKKQRLAQIREEKKRKEEERKKKESEVQQRAENASEDSDLDRKRRETEALLQSIGISPEPPLVPTPMSPSSQSVSTPSEAGSQESVDGGTVARTLQWDTDPSALQLLADSEHGCKMRRLGASKIVQIDFMPKELVTYCKETQTPIAPNLSEEEEEDEELPVVKPKPQSDEQEEEDPQETNKDHPRELTEEEKQQIVHSEDFLMFFDRSIRVVERALAEDSDIFFDYSGRDMEEREGDTQAGLNMSFNRQFYDEQWSKHRVVTCLDWSPQYSELLVASYNTNEDAPHEPDGVVLVWNMKFKKTTPEYIFHCQSSVMSVGFAQFHPNLVVGGTYSGQIVLWDNRSHRRTPVQRTPLSAAAHTHPVYCVNVVGTQNANNLITVSTDGKMCSWSLDMLSQPQESMELVYNKSKVVAVTGMAFPAGDVNNFVVGSEEGTVYTASRHGSKAGIGEMFEGHQGPVTGISCHNAMGPIDFSHLFTTSSFDWTVKLWSTKHNKPLYSFEDNADYVYDVMWSPVHPALFATVDGMGHLDLWNLNNDTEVPTASVTVEGSCALNRVRWASGGREVAAGDSEGHVWIYDVREQLAVPHSDDWSRLARVLMEIRANTDGEEEGAIEVTG, via the exons ATGTCAGACCGAGGAGACCTGAAAGCTGAACTTGAGCGCAAAAAACAGCGCCTCGCCCAGATCCGAGAAGAAAAGAAGCGgaaggaggaggaaagaaaaaagaaagag TCTGAGGTACAGCAAAGGGCAGAGAATGCATCAGAAGACTCGGACCTGGACcgaaagagaagagagacagaagctctcttGCAGAGCATTGGCATCTCACCTGAACCACCTTTAG tCCCAACCCCTATGTCTCCCTCTTCGCAATCAGTGAGCACACCCAGTGAGGCGGGGAGCCAGGAGTCTGTGGACGGGGGGACAGTAGCAAG GACACTGCAGTGGGACACAGACCCCTCAGCTCTTCAGCTTCTTGCGGACTCTGAGCATGG GTGCAAAATGCGAAGACTTGGAGCATCCAAGATTGTTCAGATTGACTTCATGCCCAAAGAATTGGTGACATACTGTAAAGAGACTCAGACTCCTATCGCACCAAATCTGTCTGAAG aagaggaggaggatgaagagctGCCAGTAGTCAAACCCAAACCTCAGTCTGAtgagcaggaggaggaagacCCTCAGGAGACAAACAAAG ACCATCCACGGGAGCTGACAGAAGAAGAGAAGCAGCAGATTGTTCACTCAGAAGATTTTCTGATGTTCTTTGACCGCAGCATCCGGGTGGTGGAGCGTGCTCTAGCCGAAGACTCCGATATTTTCTTTGACTACAGTGGTCGTGacatggaagagagagaggg AGACACGCAAGCTGGATTAAATATGTCTTTCAACCGACAATTCTACGATGAGCAGTGGTCAAAACATAGAGTTGTCACCTGTCTGGATTGGTCGCCACAG TACTCTGAGTTGCTTGTAGCTTCTTACAACACCAATGAGGATGCTCCACATGAACCTGATGGAGTTGTACTGGTATGGAACATGAAGTTCAAGAAGACAACTCCAGAATACATATTCCACTGTCAG TCATCTGTGATGTCAGTGGGCTTTGCACAATTTCATCCAAACCTGGTTGTTGGAGGAACTTACTCAGGGCAGATAGTGCTGTGGGACAATCGAAGCCACAGGAGGACGCCAGTACAAAGGACACCTCTGtctgctgctgctcacact CACCCAGTATACTGTGTAAATGTTGTGGGAACCCAGAATGCCAACAACCTGATCACCGTATCCACAGATGGCAAGATGTGTTCTTGGAGCTTAGACATGCTCTCTCAGCCACAG GAAAGTATGGAGCTGGTCTACAACAAGTCCAAGGTCGTAGCGGTCACTGGGATGGCCTTTCCTGCTGGTGATGTGAATAACTTTGTGGTGGGCAGTGAGGAGGGGACAGTTTACACAGCCTCACGGCACGGCAG TAAAGCTGGCATTGGTGAGATGTTTGAGGGGCACCAGGGTCCTGTGACCGGCATCAGTTGCCATAATGCAATGGGACCCATTGATTTCTCCCACCTCTTCACCACCTCATCATTTGACTGGACAGTTAAACTGTGGTCAACTAAA CACAATAAACCCCTGTACTCCTTCGAGGACAATGCTGACTACGTCTATGATGTTATGTGGTCTCCCGTGCACCCAGCTCTCTTTGCTACAGTGGATGGAATGGGCCACTTAGACCTGTGGAACCTTAATAATGACACAGAG GTTCCCACTGCAAGTGTGACAGTGGAGGGGTCATGTGCACTGAACCGAGTCAGGTGGGCATCAGGAGGTCGGGAGGTAGCAGCAGGCGATTCAGAAGGACATGTGTGGATCTACGACGTTAGAGAG CAGCTGGCCGTACCCCATTCAGATGACTGGAGCCGACTGGCACGCGTTCTCATGGAGATCCGAGCAAACACGGACGGAGAAGAGGAAGGTGCCATAGAAGTGACTGGCTAA
- the dync1i1b gene encoding cytoplasmic dynein 1 intermediate chain 1 isoform X1, with translation MSDRGDLKAELERKKQRLAQIREEKKRKEEERKKKESEVQQRAENASEDSDLDRKRRETEALLQSIGISPEPPLVQPLQLLTWDTCYFHYLVPTPMSPSSQSVSTPSEAGSQESVDGGTVARTLQWDTDPSALQLLADSEHGCKMRRLGASKIVQIDFMPKELVTYCKETQTPIAPNLSEEEEEDEELPVVKPKPQSDEQEEEDPQETNKDHPRELTEEEKQQIVHSEDFLMFFDRSIRVVERALAEDSDIFFDYSGRDMEEREGDTQAGLNMSFNRQFYDEQWSKHRVVTCLDWSPQYSELLVASYNTNEDAPHEPDGVVLVWNMKFKKTTPEYIFHCQSSVMSVGFAQFHPNLVVGGTYSGQIVLWDNRSHRRTPVQRTPLSAAAHTHPVYCVNVVGTQNANNLITVSTDGKMCSWSLDMLSQPQESMELVYNKSKVVAVTGMAFPAGDVNNFVVGSEEGTVYTASRHGSKAGIGEMFEGHQGPVTGISCHNAMGPIDFSHLFTTSSFDWTVKLWSTKHNKPLYSFEDNADYVYDVMWSPVHPALFATVDGMGHLDLWNLNNDTEVPTASVTVEGSCALNRVRWASGGREVAAGDSEGHVWIYDVREQLAVPHSDDWSRLARVLMEIRANTDGEEEGAIEVTG, from the exons ATGTCAGACCGAGGAGACCTGAAAGCTGAACTTGAGCGCAAAAAACAGCGCCTCGCCCAGATCCGAGAAGAAAAGAAGCGgaaggaggaggaaagaaaaaagaaagag TCTGAGGTACAGCAAAGGGCAGAGAATGCATCAGAAGACTCGGACCTGGACcgaaagagaagagagacagaagctctcttGCAGAGCATTGGCATCTCACCTGAACCACCTTTAG TGCAGCCGCTGCAGCTTTTAACATGGGATACctgttattttcattatttagtCCCAACCCCTATGTCTCCCTCTTCGCAATCAGTGAGCACACCCAGTGAGGCGGGGAGCCAGGAGTCTGTGGACGGGGGGACAGTAGCAAG GACACTGCAGTGGGACACAGACCCCTCAGCTCTTCAGCTTCTTGCGGACTCTGAGCATGG GTGCAAAATGCGAAGACTTGGAGCATCCAAGATTGTTCAGATTGACTTCATGCCCAAAGAATTGGTGACATACTGTAAAGAGACTCAGACTCCTATCGCACCAAATCTGTCTGAAG aagaggaggaggatgaagagctGCCAGTAGTCAAACCCAAACCTCAGTCTGAtgagcaggaggaggaagacCCTCAGGAGACAAACAAAG ACCATCCACGGGAGCTGACAGAAGAAGAGAAGCAGCAGATTGTTCACTCAGAAGATTTTCTGATGTTCTTTGACCGCAGCATCCGGGTGGTGGAGCGTGCTCTAGCCGAAGACTCCGATATTTTCTTTGACTACAGTGGTCGTGacatggaagagagagaggg AGACACGCAAGCTGGATTAAATATGTCTTTCAACCGACAATTCTACGATGAGCAGTGGTCAAAACATAGAGTTGTCACCTGTCTGGATTGGTCGCCACAG TACTCTGAGTTGCTTGTAGCTTCTTACAACACCAATGAGGATGCTCCACATGAACCTGATGGAGTTGTACTGGTATGGAACATGAAGTTCAAGAAGACAACTCCAGAATACATATTCCACTGTCAG TCATCTGTGATGTCAGTGGGCTTTGCACAATTTCATCCAAACCTGGTTGTTGGAGGAACTTACTCAGGGCAGATAGTGCTGTGGGACAATCGAAGCCACAGGAGGACGCCAGTACAAAGGACACCTCTGtctgctgctgctcacact CACCCAGTATACTGTGTAAATGTTGTGGGAACCCAGAATGCCAACAACCTGATCACCGTATCCACAGATGGCAAGATGTGTTCTTGGAGCTTAGACATGCTCTCTCAGCCACAG GAAAGTATGGAGCTGGTCTACAACAAGTCCAAGGTCGTAGCGGTCACTGGGATGGCCTTTCCTGCTGGTGATGTGAATAACTTTGTGGTGGGCAGTGAGGAGGGGACAGTTTACACAGCCTCACGGCACGGCAG TAAAGCTGGCATTGGTGAGATGTTTGAGGGGCACCAGGGTCCTGTGACCGGCATCAGTTGCCATAATGCAATGGGACCCATTGATTTCTCCCACCTCTTCACCACCTCATCATTTGACTGGACAGTTAAACTGTGGTCAACTAAA CACAATAAACCCCTGTACTCCTTCGAGGACAATGCTGACTACGTCTATGATGTTATGTGGTCTCCCGTGCACCCAGCTCTCTTTGCTACAGTGGATGGAATGGGCCACTTAGACCTGTGGAACCTTAATAATGACACAGAG GTTCCCACTGCAAGTGTGACAGTGGAGGGGTCATGTGCACTGAACCGAGTCAGGTGGGCATCAGGAGGTCGGGAGGTAGCAGCAGGCGATTCAGAAGGACATGTGTGGATCTACGACGTTAGAGAG CAGCTGGCCGTACCCCATTCAGATGACTGGAGCCGACTGGCACGCGTTCTCATGGAGATCCGAGCAAACACGGACGGAGAAGAGGAAGGTGCCATAGAAGTGACTGGCTAA